In Rhizobium oryzihabitans, one DNA window encodes the following:
- a CDS encoding cob(I)yrinic acid a,c-diamide adenosyltransferase, producing MVKLNKIYTRTGDKGTTALVSGPRRLKHDLRVEAYGTVDEANSAIGVARLHTGGMEKLDAMLFRIQNDLFDLGADLATPETDEPPAYEPLRIVDSQVTRLENEIDDLNATLEPLTSFVLPGGNAAAANLHLARTICRRAERLMVELSVTEAEIVSPAAIKYANRLSDFLFVAARFANDAGKADILWVPGKNR from the coding sequence ATGGTGAAACTGAACAAGATCTACACCCGCACCGGCGACAAGGGCACTACGGCGCTGGTTTCCGGCCCGCGCCGCCTGAAACACGATCTTCGCGTCGAGGCCTATGGCACCGTGGACGAGGCGAATTCGGCGATCGGCGTGGCGCGGCTTCATACCGGCGGAATGGAAAAGCTGGATGCCATGCTGTTCCGTATCCAGAACGACCTCTTCGATCTGGGCGCCGATCTCGCCACCCCGGAAACCGACGAGCCGCCAGCTTACGAGCCGCTGCGCATCGTCGATAGCCAGGTCACGCGGCTGGAAAACGAGATCGACGACCTTAACGCCACACTTGAACCGCTGACCTCCTTCGTGCTGCCGGGCGGCAATGCGGCGGCGGCCAATCTGCACCTGGCGCGCACCATCTGCCGCCGGGCGGAACGGCTGATGGTGGAGCTTTCGGTCACCGAGGCCGAAATCGTCAGCCCGGCGGCCATCAAATATGCCAACCGCCTGTCCGACTTCCTGTTCGTTGCCGCCCGTTTCGCCAATGACGCGGGCAAGGCCGACATATTGTGGGTTCCCGGCAAGAACCGCTGA
- a CDS encoding rhomboid family intramembrane serine protease, producing MFIPLHDANSLKHIRLQYVTIGLIVVNVLVWMFTGVLASDTQANAAALGLGFIPAVVFDYAYLEPALQVVPDDLTVITYAFLHLDFWHLAGNMLFLWVFGDNVEDALGHFRFLIFYIACAIAGALLHGFVAPTSEGPLIGASGAVSGVVAAYFLLHPRVRVWVLVFMRIPLPLPAFIPLALWIGQQFLMLALGLEENVSWGAHVGGILAGAIMVIFMRRPDVPLFDRTIVPPRAAQFKNPSQTTGLSQTERGYDGSG from the coding sequence ATGTTCATACCGCTGCACGATGCGAATTCCCTCAAACACATCCGGCTGCAATATGTCACGATCGGCCTGATCGTGGTCAATGTGCTCGTCTGGATGTTTACCGGTGTGCTTGCCAGCGACACGCAGGCCAATGCGGCCGCACTCGGCCTCGGCTTTATTCCTGCTGTGGTTTTCGATTACGCCTACCTGGAACCTGCCCTGCAGGTGGTGCCGGATGATCTGACCGTCATAACCTATGCGTTTCTGCATCTGGATTTCTGGCATCTGGCCGGAAACATGCTGTTCCTGTGGGTCTTCGGCGATAATGTCGAGGATGCGCTCGGCCACTTCCGTTTCCTGATCTTTTACATCGCCTGCGCCATCGCGGGTGCACTGTTACACGGCTTTGTCGCCCCCACCTCCGAAGGTCCGCTGATTGGCGCGTCCGGCGCGGTTTCCGGAGTCGTCGCGGCTTATTTTCTGCTGCATCCCAGGGTGCGCGTCTGGGTGCTGGTCTTCATGCGTATTCCACTTCCCCTGCCCGCCTTCATTCCGCTGGCGCTGTGGATCGGCCAGCAGTTCCTGATGCTCGCACTCGGGCTGGAAGAAAACGTATCCTGGGGCGCGCATGTGGGCGGCATATTGGCAGGTGCGATCATGGTGATCTTCATGCGCAGGCCGGACGTTCCCCTGTTCGACCGCACCATTGTTCCGCCAAGGGCGGCGCAGTTCAAGAATCCGTCGCAAACGACAGGGTTGTCGCAAACCGAACGGGGCTATGACGGGAGCGGATGA
- a CDS encoding electron transfer flavoprotein subunit beta/FixA family protein, which translates to MKILVPVKRVVDYNVKIRVKADGSGVELANVKMSMNPFDEISVEEALRLKEAGKAEEVVVVSIGPAKAEETLRTALAMGADRAILIETDETVEPLAVAKLLKGVAEAEQPGLVIVGKQAIDDDSNQTGQMLAALLGWGQGTFASKVEPSDGKVAVTREVDGGLQTVELKLPAVVTTDLRLNEPRYASLPNIMKAKKKPLDKKSPADFGVDVSPRLKVLKTEEPAGRKAGIKVGSVAELVEKLKADGVL; encoded by the coding sequence ATGAAGATCCTTGTCCCCGTCAAACGAGTTGTTGATTACAACGTCAAGATCCGCGTGAAGGCGGATGGTTCTGGCGTTGAGCTTGCCAATGTGAAGATGTCGATGAATCCGTTCGACGAAATCTCGGTGGAAGAGGCGCTTCGCCTGAAGGAAGCCGGCAAGGCTGAAGAGGTTGTGGTCGTGTCGATCGGCCCGGCCAAGGCGGAAGAGACGCTGCGCACGGCGCTTGCCATGGGCGCCGATCGCGCCATCCTGATCGAGACCGACGAGACGGTCGAGCCGCTGGCCGTCGCCAAGCTTTTGAAGGGTGTGGCGGAGGCCGAACAGCCCGGCCTCGTCATCGTCGGCAAGCAGGCGATCGACGACGATTCGAACCAGACCGGCCAGATGCTGGCAGCGCTGCTGGGCTGGGGCCAGGGCACCTTCGCCTCCAAGGTCGAGCCGTCCGACGGCAAGGTTGCGGTGACGCGTGAAGTCGATGGCGGTTTGCAGACGGTGGAGCTGAAGCTTCCCGCCGTCGTCACCACCGATCTTCGTCTGAACGAGCCGCGTTATGCCTCTTTGCCGAACATCATGAAGGCGAAGAAGAAGCCGCTCGACAAGAAGTCGCCGGCCGATTTCGGCGTCGATGTTTCGCCGCGCCTGAAGGTGTTGAAGACCGAGGAGCCGGCAGGCCGCAAGGCGGGCATCAAGGTCGGCTCGGTTGCCGAACTGGTCGAAAAGCTCAAAGCCGACGGCGTCCTCTAA
- a CDS encoding electron transfer flavoprotein subunit alpha/FixB family protein encodes MAILLLAEHDNATLSDLTGKTLTAATQIGGDVHILVAGSGAKGAADAAAKLSGVSKVLLADDASYANALAEPLAALIVSLSPSYDVIIAPATASAKNVAPRVAALLDVAQVSEIIEVVSPDTFKRPIYAGNAIQTVQATDAKKVITVRPTAFAAAAEGGSAPVETIGAAENPGLSSFVSDALASSDRPELTSAKIIISGGRALGSSEKFKEVILPVADKLGAAVGASRAAVDAGYAPNDWQVGQTGKVVAPQLYIAAGISGAIQHLAGMKDSKVIVAINKDEEAPIFQVADYGLVADLFVALPELEKAL; translated from the coding sequence ATGGCCATTCTTCTTCTGGCAGAACACGACAACGCAACCCTTTCCGACCTGACGGGCAAGACGCTGACAGCGGCAACCCAGATCGGCGGCGACGTCCACATTCTGGTTGCCGGTTCCGGTGCCAAGGGTGCCGCCGACGCGGCCGCGAAACTCTCCGGCGTTTCCAAGGTGCTGCTGGCCGATGACGCGTCCTATGCCAATGCGCTCGCCGAGCCGCTGGCGGCGCTGATCGTTTCGCTCAGCCCCTCCTACGACGTCATCATCGCGCCGGCGACCGCGTCGGCCAAGAACGTTGCCCCGCGTGTGGCGGCCCTTCTCGATGTGGCGCAGGTCTCGGAAATCATCGAGGTCGTCAGCCCTGATACCTTCAAGCGCCCGATCTATGCCGGCAACGCCATCCAGACGGTACAGGCGACCGATGCGAAGAAGGTGATCACCGTGCGCCCGACCGCCTTTGCGGCGGCGGCTGAAGGCGGCTCGGCTCCGGTCGAAACCATTGGCGCTGCCGAGAACCCCGGCCTGTCCAGCTTCGTGTCCGACGCGCTCGCCTCTTCCGACCGTCCGGAACTGACATCGGCCAAGATCATCATCTCGGGCGGTCGCGCGCTCGGTTCGTCGGAAAAGTTCAAGGAAGTCATCCTTCCGGTCGCCGACAAGCTCGGTGCAGCCGTTGGCGCATCGCGCGCGGCGGTCGATGCGGGTTATGCGCCGAACGACTGGCAGGTTGGCCAGACCGGCAAGGTGGTCGCGCCGCAGCTTTACATCGCCGCCGGCATCTCCGGCGCCATCCAGCATCTGGCCGGCATGAAGGACTCAAAGGTCATCGTCGCCATCAACAAGGACGAGGAAGCGCCGATCTTCCAGGTCGCCGATTACGGCCTCGTCGCAGATCTGTTCGTGGCGCTGCCGGAACTCGAAAAGGCGCTGTGA
- a CDS encoding 3-hydroxybutyryl-CoA dehydrogenase, translated as MTAPFKNIGVIGAGQMGCGIAHVSALAGYKVHIYDLSKDGIEAGLATINGNLARQVTNGKLSDDARKEALALISGSTDINDLAPMDLVIEAATENEEIKRKIYAQVCPVLKPEALLATNTSSLSITRLASATDRPEQFMGIHFMNPVPVMKLVELVRGIATNEKTFDAAKDYVRTLEKAITVAEDFPAFIVNRILLPMINEAIYTLYEGVGSVEAIDTAMRLGANHPMGPLQLADFIGLDTCLSIMQVLHDGLADSKYRPCPLLVKYVEAGWLGRKSGRGFYDYRGETPVPTR; from the coding sequence ATGACCGCCCCCTTTAAGAATATCGGTGTCATCGGAGCCGGTCAGATGGGTTGCGGCATCGCGCATGTTTCCGCCTTGGCGGGTTACAAGGTTCATATTTACGACCTTTCCAAGGACGGTATTGAAGCCGGCCTTGCCACGATCAATGGCAACCTCGCCCGCCAGGTTACCAACGGCAAACTTTCGGACGATGCCCGAAAAGAGGCGCTGGCGCTCATCAGCGGCTCGACGGATATCAACGACCTCGCACCGATGGATCTCGTCATCGAGGCGGCAACCGAAAACGAAGAGATCAAACGCAAGATTTATGCGCAGGTCTGCCCCGTGCTGAAGCCCGAAGCGCTTTTGGCCACCAACACCTCGTCCCTCTCCATTACCCGCCTGGCATCCGCGACCGATCGCCCCGAACAATTCATGGGCATCCACTTCATGAATCCCGTGCCGGTGATGAAGCTGGTGGAACTGGTGCGCGGCATCGCCACCAACGAAAAGACCTTCGATGCGGCCAAGGATTATGTACGGACGCTGGAAAAGGCGATCACCGTTGCCGAAGATTTCCCGGCCTTCATCGTCAACCGTATCCTGCTGCCGATGATCAACGAGGCGATCTACACGCTTTACGAAGGTGTCGGTTCGGTTGAAGCCATCGACACCGCCATGAGGCTCGGCGCCAACCACCCGATGGGTCCGCTGCAGCTTGCCGATTTCATCGGTCTCGACACCTGTTTGTCGATCATGCAGGTGCTGCATGACGGTCTGGCCGACAGCAAATACCGCCCCTGCCCGCTGCTGGTGAAATATGTCGAGGCCGGCTGGCTCGGCCGCAAATCCGGCCGCGGTTTTTACGACTATCGCGGCGAGACGCCGGTTCCGACCCGCTAA
- the tlpA gene encoding thiol:disulfide interchange protein TlpA codes for MTEKRPFRLPSARLVAIAAVAGVVCGAGAVWFRHIGSESPVQGAAVAEAGLCDGAANRIASLEPFLKGQVAAMSATDKPRVIPLSFKGPEARDMTLADLKGKAVLLNLWATWCVPCREEMPALNALEKEKGGENFEVVAVNIDVGADEKPKAFMEEYKIDALKHYRDSSMGVFNVLKKEGLAFGLPATLLLDEKGCLLAAMNGPAAWDSEDAKALISAMKAK; via the coding sequence ATGACAGAAAAAAGGCCGTTCAGGCTTCCTTCCGCCAGATTGGTTGCAATTGCTGCCGTAGCCGGTGTCGTGTGCGGCGCGGGCGCGGTCTGGTTCAGGCATATTGGGTCTGAGAGCCCGGTTCAAGGGGCAGCGGTTGCCGAGGCCGGTTTATGTGACGGTGCTGCAAACCGCATCGCCTCGCTGGAACCCTTTCTGAAAGGCCAGGTAGCGGCCATGTCGGCCACGGACAAGCCGCGCGTCATTCCGCTTTCCTTCAAGGGTCCGGAAGCCAGGGACATGACGCTTGCCGATCTCAAGGGCAAGGCGGTTCTTCTCAATCTCTGGGCCACCTGGTGCGTGCCGTGCCGGGAGGAAATGCCCGCGCTGAACGCGCTGGAGAAGGAAAAGGGCGGCGAGAATTTCGAGGTCGTTGCCGTCAATATCGATGTCGGCGCGGATGAAAAACCGAAAGCCTTCATGGAAGAATACAAGATCGATGCTCTGAAGCACTATCGCGACAGTTCCATGGGCGTCTTCAACGTGCTGAAGAAGGAAGGCTTGGCCTTCGGCCTTCCCGCCACGCTGCTTCTGGACGAAAAAGGCTGCCTGCTTGCAGCCATGAACGGCCCGGCAGCTTGGGATAGCGAGGATGCCAAGGCGTTGATATCGGCAATGAAGGCTAAATAA
- the argH gene encoding argininosuccinate lyase yields the protein MADGTDQKSSNQMWGGRFASGPSAIMEEINASIGFDKKLYAQDIRGSMAHATMLAEKGIISQEDKEKIVHGLNTILSEIEAGTFEFSRKLEDIHMNIEARLATLIGTAAGRLHTARSRNDQVALDFRLWVKEELQKTEGMLTALIAAFLDRAEENADTVMPGFTHLQTAQPVTFGHHCMAYVEMFGRDRARVRHAIEHLDESPIGAAALAGTGYPIDRHMTAKALGFREPTRNSIDTVSDRDFALEFLSIASICATHLSRLAEEIVIWSTPQFGFIRLSDAFSTGSSIMPQKKNPDAAELVRAKTGRINGSLVALLTVMKGLPLAYSKDMQEDKEQVFDAAESLELAIAAMTGMIRDLEVRKDRMRAAAGSGYSTATDLADWLVREAGLPFRDAHHVTGNAVALAEKKGCDLADLSLEDLQAIHPAITSGVFDVLSVEASVASRTSFGGTAPSEVKKQIAWWRGRN from the coding sequence ATGGCTGACGGCACAGATCAGAAATCCTCCAACCAGATGTGGGGCGGACGTTTCGCTTCCGGGCCATCAGCCATCATGGAAGAGATAAATGCCTCCATCGGCTTCGACAAGAAGCTTTACGCCCAGGACATCCGCGGCTCTATGGCGCATGCCACCATGCTGGCGGAAAAAGGCATTATTTCGCAGGAAGATAAAGAGAAGATCGTTCACGGCCTGAACACGATCCTGTCAGAAATCGAAGCCGGCACCTTCGAATTCTCACGCAAGCTCGAAGATATTCACATGAACATCGAGGCGCGGCTTGCCACCCTCATCGGCACGGCGGCCGGCCGGCTGCACACCGCCCGCTCGCGCAACGACCAGGTGGCGCTCGATTTCCGTCTCTGGGTCAAGGAAGAATTGCAGAAGACGGAGGGCATGCTGACCGCGCTCATCGCCGCCTTCCTCGACCGCGCCGAAGAAAATGCCGATACCGTCATGCCCGGCTTCACCCATCTGCAGACGGCCCAGCCTGTCACTTTCGGCCATCATTGCATGGCCTATGTGGAAATGTTCGGCCGTGACCGCGCCCGCGTGCGCCACGCCATCGAGCATCTGGATGAAAGCCCGATCGGCGCCGCTGCCCTTGCCGGCACCGGCTATCCCATCGACCGCCACATGACGGCCAAGGCGCTCGGTTTCCGCGAGCCGACCCGCAACTCCATCGACACCGTGTCCGACCGCGATTTCGCGCTGGAATTCCTGTCTATCGCTTCCATCTGCGCCACGCATCTGTCGCGTCTCGCCGAAGAAATCGTCATCTGGTCGACGCCGCAATTCGGTTTCATCCGCCTCTCGGATGCCTTTTCCACCGGCTCCTCGATCATGCCGCAGAAGAAGAACCCGGATGCCGCCGAACTGGTGCGCGCCAAGACCGGCCGCATCAACGGCTCGCTAGTCGCACTTCTGACGGTCATGAAGGGCCTGCCGCTCGCCTATTCCAAGGACATGCAGGAAGACAAGGAGCAGGTTTTCGATGCTGCCGAAAGCCTGGAACTGGCCATTGCCGCCATGACCGGCATGATCCGCGACCTTGAAGTGCGCAAGGACCGCATGCGTGCGGCGGCGGGATCTGGTTATTCCACCGCAACCGATCTTGCCGACTGGCTGGTGCGCGAGGCGGGCCTGCCCTTCCGCGATGCCCACCATGTGACCGGCAATGCCGTGGCGCTGGCGGAAAAGAAGGGCTGCGATCTGGCCGATCTTTCGCTGGAAGACCTGCAGGCGATCCACCCGGCCATCACGAGCGGCGTTTTCGACGTTCTTTCGGTCGAGGCATCGGTTGCCAGCCGTACCAGTTTCGGCGGCACGGCTCCTTCCGAAGTGAAGAAGCAGATCGCCTGGTGGCGTGGACGCAACTGA
- the lptM gene encoding LPS translocon maturation chaperone LptM — MLSKTARKLIVPIGMTLAVSLALSACGRKGDIDPPSTPVEMRNKRNADGTETKPATAERPFILDKLL; from the coding sequence ATGCTTTCAAAAACCGCGCGCAAACTCATCGTTCCCATCGGCATGACGCTTGCCGTCAGCCTTGCTCTCAGCGCCTGCGGGCGAAAGGGCGACATCGACCCGCCGAGCACGCCGGTCGAAATGCGCAACAAGCGCAATGCCGACGGAACGGAGACGAAGCCGGCAACGGCGGAGCGGCCGTTCATCCTCGACAAGCTTCTCTGA
- the lysA gene encoding diaminopimelate decarboxylase, which yields MNHFGYIDGVLHAENVPVPEIAKAVGTPFYVYSTATLERHYKVFSGAFADVDAMVCYAMKANSNQAVLKTLAKLGAGIDVVSGGELRRALAAGVPASRIMFSGVGKTVAEMDYALEAGIYCFNIESEPELEVLNLRAVKVGKRAHVSFRINPNVDARTHAKISTGKKENKFGISYERARAVYAYAATLPGIEVTGIDMHIGSQITELQPFEDAFRLLRELVEALRTDGHAISHVDIGGGLGIPYREDNNPPPLPDAYAHIVKNELKSLNCKIVTEPGRLIVGNAGILVTEVIYVKDGGEKTFVIVDGAMNDLIRPTLYEAYHGIRPVVQPTEDAPRIKADIVGPVCETGDYLALDREMAAPEPGDLIAVSSAGAYGAVQAGTYNSRLLVPEVLVKGDKFHVIRPRGTYEELIALDSVPAWLD from the coding sequence GTGAACCATTTTGGCTATATCGACGGCGTGCTTCACGCCGAAAACGTGCCCGTGCCTGAGATCGCCAAGGCGGTCGGCACGCCGTTCTACGTCTATTCGACCGCGACGCTGGAGCGCCACTACAAGGTTTTCTCAGGCGCTTTCGCGGATGTGGACGCCATGGTCTGTTACGCCATGAAGGCCAATTCCAATCAGGCGGTTTTGAAGACGCTGGCAAAGCTCGGCGCGGGCATCGACGTCGTGTCGGGCGGCGAATTGCGCCGTGCGCTTGCAGCCGGGGTTCCGGCAAGTCGCATCATGTTTTCCGGCGTCGGAAAAACGGTTGCGGAAATGGATTATGCGCTGGAAGCCGGAATCTACTGTTTCAACATCGAATCCGAGCCGGAGCTGGAAGTTCTCAACCTGCGCGCCGTGAAAGTGGGCAAGCGGGCACATGTCTCCTTCCGCATCAATCCGAATGTGGATGCGCGCACCCACGCCAAGATTTCCACCGGCAAGAAAGAGAACAAGTTCGGTATTTCCTATGAGCGCGCCCGCGCGGTCTATGCCTATGCCGCCACCCTGCCCGGCATCGAAGTCACCGGCATCGACATGCATATCGGTAGCCAGATCACCGAATTGCAGCCTTTCGAGGATGCTTTCCGGTTGCTGCGCGAACTGGTCGAAGCGCTGCGCACCGACGGACATGCGATCAGCCACGTCGATATCGGCGGCGGCCTTGGTATCCCTTACCGCGAGGACAACAATCCGCCGCCGCTGCCGGATGCCTATGCCCATATCGTCAAGAACGAGCTGAAGAGCCTCAACTGCAAGATCGTCACCGAGCCGGGCCGCCTGATCGTCGGCAATGCCGGCATTCTGGTGACGGAAGTGATTTATGTGAAGGATGGCGGCGAGAAGACATTCGTGATCGTCGACGGTGCGATGAACGACCTCATCCGCCCGACGCTTTACGAGGCCTATCACGGCATCCGTCCCGTGGTGCAGCCGACTGAGGACGCACCGCGCATCAAGGCGGATATCGTCGGCCCCGTCTGCGAAACCGGCGACTATCTGGCGCTGGACCGCGAAATGGCGGCCCCTGAGCCGGGCGATCTGATCGCCGTCAGTTCCGCCGGCGCTTATGGCGCGGTGCAGGCAGGCACCTATAATTCGCGCCTGCTGGTGCCGGAAGTGCTGGTGAAGGGGGACAAGTTCCACGTCATCCGCCCGCGCGGCACCTATGAAGAGTTGATCGCTCTCGATTCCGTGCCAGCCTGGCTCGATTGA